The sequence CTATGGTTTAAGCTGATCCCGGACATTCCTCCGCTCAATATTCCGATCAGAGAAGAAACGATCCCGTCATGTCTGCCCCAACTTACCATTTGGTCTCCCGTCCAAAAGGAAGTGGAATATTTATTGGAATAACTGTAGCCTGCTCTAGTAAAGAATACGACCTGTCCTTCTTTGCCAGCTTCTTGGATCGCTTCTCTGTTCAGCCTCGCCCATTCTACTGGATAACGATTATGATAAAGTTCTGCGGATTCCTTAGAGAACAATGCCGCGTCCGTAGGCAACCATTCTCCGAAGTCCGCCATCCAACCTGAAAGTCCGTTGCCGATCAAATTCTGTTTGATTATACTTTTGATCCAGGTCCTAGTTTTAGGATTCGTAAGATCAAGTAGCCCGGCCGGAAATCCAGCAGTTTGGACTATATAATCTTTCCCTTCCTTATCTTTTACTAAATAGTTATTTTTGACCGCCTCTTCGAATAAAGGCCCTTCTGTGGCGAGCATCGGGTTGATATATCCTAAAACTTGGATATTCTTTTGGTTTAATTCTTTTACGAAGTTTTTGAAGTCGGGATAACGTGTCTCATCCGGAAACCATTTCCACCAGAGCTGGGAACCGAATACGGTTTTTCTTTGTCCCACCCAGTCCTGGATCCAAAGAGCGGAGATCGGATTTCCTGAGAGTTTTGCTTCTTCTATCTTTTCCAATACAACCGATTTTCCGCCTTGGATACCGAGCCATGTTCCATAGGCCCAATCCGGCAAATTCGGAAATCTTCCTGTATGAGAAGTGTATAATTTTAGGATCTCTTTCGGACTTGTCGCTTTCCAAGATTTGACGTTAAGTCCTCTTTCCCTAAACTCAATTGCGATTTCTGAATCTTCTTCAAAATCAAAAACGGAATAAGAACTATTTTCGAAGAAGAATGCCCTGTTCCTTGATGTCAGAAAAAATGGAATGGGTGTGTATGTGCTGTATTCGTTCCCTCCAGCACCTTCTAATAATTCGGCTCCCCAGGTAATCGGTTGATCTCCCCTTCCCACTCCCTGTTCTTCTGAAAATAAAAATGGTCTTTTTCCTTTTAGATTTAGATGAGAGAATTGTTCGCCTAGTCCGTATATACTCTCCGATTCGTCCGATTTGAATTTAATAAACGTCCGGTTCAGTTCCGGATTAGAAATCTCCACCTTCCAATCAAGTCCGGAATTGGAAGAAGATACAAATCGGATCGAGTAATCTGTCTCACAGTTCTTTCCGGAGAGTTTTCCTTTCAGAATTAATGCTCCGGACTCTAGTCCAAGGCTTTCGATTGTTTGAGATCCGCATTCTAATAAGATCTTATCTTTGATCTTGAAGGTCGCCTTTCTATAATTTACGTTCTGTTCTCCTTTCGCAGAAGATAGAAATGCATCTTTTAAATTGAATTCTAATATTCTACCCTTAGAAGTGATGAACGAAAGTTCACTCGGTAGGAATACTGCTTTTACACCGTTGCCGAGGTCGAATTCTTGAGGAGGAATGGAAAATGGAGAGATCTTTTCGAATCTGGATCCACAATCCAATAAAGATGCAAATAGTATGCTGATAATAAAAAAGAACCTCATCGTTATTCCTCTTAGAAACTAACGAGAGAGGTTCTTTTAAGAAGCCTAAGAAGTCTTTCTTTTTTTAACTTTTTCGGTCTACGCCACCGACTCTTGGTGCAGAAGCTGCTGCTCCAGTCTGTCCGTATATATTCGCCGCTTGTTTAGGTAGATTTGATTTTCTCCACTCGAACCAAGAGCCAACATATACGTTCACGTCGTTGTATCCTACTTCTTTGAGCATCATTGCGAGCAATGAGGACCTTGCACCGTTATAATCGTAGATAACAGTGGTCCTTTCCGGCATAAAAGGGAAACCTCTTAACTTTTTATTGAAGAATGTTTTGTCCACGAGTTCGCCATTCGCGTCATACAACATTCTCCAGTCCCAAAGGAAGGCTCCCGGTAATCTACCGCATAAACTCCCCGGTTCAGGAGCGGTTAAACGTGGAAGTTTTCCGTCGTATTCTTCCGGAGTGCGAGTATCGAAAATTTGCAGTCTAGTTAAGTTCTTTTCTAAGAAGGCTTTGTCGATCACTCCTTCGAGCTTGCGAACTTTGGACGCAGGGCCGCAATCCAGTTCTTTAGAACCTTTTTCTTTTGCCCCATCTACAGGCCAGCGTTGTCCGATCAAGAAGGCATTTTGAAAACCTGCCGCTCTCAAAAGGAAAACGAGTCTGGATGCGAACATCCCCATTCCTTCGTCGAAAACTAAGATCCTGGACTTCTCCTCTTTTTTAGCGAGAGCAAGTATCTCTTCGATCGGACCCAATAATTTTTTGGAAGAATCCGGATCGGAAGCAAAAGCTTTTTTGACGAATGGAAAATAATACGCACCCTTTAAGGTGGATTCCTGGTATTGCGCTTGGGAGCGACAATCGATGAATAAGTCCTGCTTTTCGTTCAGGTCGGTTTTAAGAAAACTCCAGTGAGACAAGATGAATACCGTTATATTTTTTACTCTTAGTTTTAACCATATTCCAGAGTCCCGTTTCAGAGTTTAACTTTTTTTTGGTATTCTTGAAAATTCGAGACATAATCGCAAGAATTCTACGGAAATTCCTCTTCTATTTTCAGATCTGTAAAATCCGCTTTTTCCCGAACCGATAATAATTAAGAATGTTTTCCCCGATGCAGAATAT comes from Leptospira licerasiae serovar Varillal str. VAR 010 and encodes:
- a CDS encoding sulfurtransferase; this encodes MSHWSFLKTDLNEKQDLFIDCRSQAQYQESTLKGAYYFPFVKKAFASDPDSSKKLLGPIEEILALAKKEEKSRILVFDEGMGMFASRLVFLLRAAGFQNAFLIGQRWPVDGAKEKGSKELDCGPASKVRKLEGVIDKAFLEKNLTRLQIFDTRTPEEYDGKLPRLTAPEPGSLCGRLPGAFLWDWRMLYDANGELVDKTFFNKKLRGFPFMPERTTVIYDYNGARSSLLAMMLKEVGYNDVNVYVGSWFEWRKSNLPKQAANIYGQTGAAASAPRVGGVDRKS
- a CDS encoding alpha-glucosidase yields the protein MRFFFIISILFASLLDCGSRFEKISPFSIPPQEFDLGNGVKAVFLPSELSFITSKGRILEFNLKDAFLSSAKGEQNVNYRKATFKIKDKILLECGSQTIESLGLESGALILKGKLSGKNCETDYSIRFVSSSNSGLDWKVEISNPELNRTFIKFKSDESESIYGLGEQFSHLNLKGKRPFLFSEEQGVGRGDQPITWGAELLEGAGGNEYSTYTPIPFFLTSRNRAFFFENSSYSVFDFEEDSEIAIEFRERGLNVKSWKATSPKEILKLYTSHTGRFPNLPDWAYGTWLGIQGGKSVVLEKIEEAKLSGNPISALWIQDWVGQRKTVFGSQLWWKWFPDETRYPDFKNFVKELNQKNIQVLGYINPMLATEGPLFEEAVKNNYLVKDKEGKDYIVQTAGFPAGLLDLTNPKTRTWIKSIIKQNLIGNGLSGWMADFGEWLPTDAALFSKESAELYHNRYPVEWARLNREAIQEAGKEGQVVFFTRAGYSYSNKYSTSFWTGDQMVSWGRHDGIVSSLIGILSGGMSGISLNHSDIGGYTTIPSPIKDYFRSKELFLRWAELNVFTPIFRTHEGNRPSKNHQPYSDPDTVKEFARYGQMHIALKEYFKFLNKEASESGLPILRPLYLSYPEDINTRDLQNQFLLGEDLLVVPVLEKGEDTIKAYLPKGEWEHVWTGKTFQGGAWIEMNAPLGSPAIFLKKKGAWYEKLKSALSTFKKN